A genomic region of Maniola hyperantus chromosome 5, iAphHyp1.2, whole genome shotgun sequence contains the following coding sequences:
- the LOC117982371 gene encoding protein lethal(3)malignant blood neoplasm 1-like, whose protein sequence is MSRLKIVCLSLYVALCYFQAQGADKYTDENRPYEFGFTIDGEQHRHEKKDENGIIMGEFGFITADGVYHVTVYATDENGNFKIISMKNIRVKPYPTAPGTRISAERKGHSLALPPPPSQTIPHTSTKTQPTNQELNSSLQACSHCKLVTTTTTTSPRPKLTSSVVSPTNYDKQLRIAGAGNSQKNSQKYNNQQVNSQYGKSLAQSAQPNFEQNYQRGAISSQTQQNILNPSPSYPNQAVNVINQERFSQNAPSQPNYQDEFNVGRKYLQKTQGQQQLSVGPNSILQPNAGLNYQQGFNAEQQQQQGIIDGQYNLQPPYHNNQPFSTPPQSYPQQAGTKIQDSGAPELGQNYPSDTEQKYVQGSNTKDNQYIQNEIYQNKPRISQTIDTPVQGTIPGDREPKTFTDILQTINPEQHYKSTGTPSNSYASSQQNIGKPVLVAAQMQVVDKNTNIYQKNPGEDEGLPKGLTKTDMTELLYTFNYTVGFHSHHEEGYRSGVKIGYYYVTGRNGIRTRVDYTADETGFHPRISQEVLDIQSDEVPKPETEKDEKYGLKGYEFKWLYYPIDSK, encoded by the exons ATGAGTCGACTAAAAATAGTATGCTTATCACTCTATGTTGCACTTTGCTATTTCCAAGCACAAGGAGCCGATAAATACACAGACGAAAACCGGCCCTATGAGTTCGGGTTCACGATTGATGGAGAGCAGCATAGACATGAAAAGAAAG ACGAAAATGGCATTATTATGGGAGAGTTCGGTTTCATTACCGCTGACGGTGTCTATCACGTAACAGTGTACGCGACAGATGAAaacggaaactttaaaataatatctatgaAGAATATTCGAGTTAAACCTT ATCCCACTGCCCCTGGCACTCGGATCTCTGCGGAGAGAAAAGGACACTCGCTTGCCCTCCCGCCGCCGCCGTCGCAAACGATACCACACACTTCTACTAAAACTCAGCCAACCAATCAAGAACTTAATTCATCTTTGCAAGCATGCTCTCATTGCAAATTGGTCACAACTACTACTACAACATCTCCCCGACCAAAACTAACCAGTTCAGTCGTTTCACCCACAAATTATGACAAACAGTTGCGAATAGCGGGAGCTGGTAACTCTCagaaaaattcacaaaaatataacaatCAACAAGTTAATTCACAATATGGAAAATCACTTGCACAATCAGCACAACCAAATTTTGAACAAAACTATCAACGAGGGGCTATTTCGAGTCAAACTCAGCAAAATATTCTTAATCCTAGTCCAAGTTATCCGAATCAAGCAGTTAACGTCATTAATCAAGAACGATTTTCACAAAATGCACCCAGTCAGCCAAATTATCAAGACGAGTTTAATGTAGGAAGAAAATATTTGCAAAAGACACAAGGTCAACAACAACTTAGCGTAGGTCCAAACTCCATATTACAACCTAATGCAGGACTAAATTATCAGCAAGGATTTAATGCGGAACAACAACAGCAGCAAGGAATAATCGATGGGCAATATAATTTACAACCTCCTTACCACAATAATCAGCCGTTTTCAACTCCACCTCAAAGTTATCCACAGCAAGCAGGCACAAAAATTCAAGATTCTGGCGCGCCTGAATTAGGACAAAATTATCCAAGTGACACAGAACAAAAATATGTTCAAGGATCTAATACAAAAGACAATCAATATATTCAAAAcgaaatttatcaaaataaaccCAGAATTAGTCAGACAATTGATACTCCAGTTCAAGGAACAATTCCAGGAGATAGGGAGCCAAAAACCTTTACAGATATTTTACAAACTATTAATCCAGAACAGCATTATAAGTCTACAGGAACTCCATCTAATTCGTATGCATCATCCCAACAAAATATTGGAAAACCAGTTCTCGTAGCAGCCCAAATGCAAGTAGtagataaaaatacaaacatttATCAGAAAAATCCAGGAGAGGACGAAGGCTTGCCAAAAGGCTTAACAAAAACTGATATGACCGAACTTTTATATACCTTCAATTACACAGTAGGATTTCACAGTCACCATGAAGAAGGATACAGGAGCGGTGTAAAAATTGGATACTATTATGTAACAGGAAGAAATGGTATTAGAACAAGAGTAGATTATACTGCGGATGAAACAGGATTTCATCCACGAATTTCTCAGGAAGTTTTAGATATACAATCTGATGAAGTTCCAAAGCCTGAAACGGAAAAGGATGAGAAGTATGGTCTTAAAGGTTATGAATTCAAATGGCTTTACTATCCAATTGactcaaaataa